A genome region from Pseudomonas anguilliseptica includes the following:
- a CDS encoding histone deacetylase family protein, whose amino-acid sequence MLTFYSDDHHLHHGSCELIDGQLMPCFEKPQRADHILQRVKDRQLGEVRPPQDFGLAPVERIHSAAYLDFFKGAWERWQAQKGNGDLLPFTWPARTLRQVIPIDLHGQLGYYSFDGGAPITAGTWQAAYSAAQVALSAQAEIANGAHSAFALCRPPGHHAAGELMGGYCYLNNAAIAAQAFLDQGHKKVAILDVDYHHGNGTQHIFYAGSDVLFASIHGDPAEEFPFFLGYADERGIGAGEGCNFNYPLAMGSPWAVWSAALEEACQRIAEYGAEVIVVSLGVDTFKDDPISQFKLDSPDYLAMGKRIAALGKPTLFVMEGGYAVEAIGVNAVNVLEGFEAANS is encoded by the coding sequence ATGCTGACCTTTTACAGCGACGACCATCACCTGCACCACGGCAGCTGCGAGCTGATCGACGGCCAGCTGATGCCCTGCTTCGAGAAACCGCAACGCGCCGACCATATCCTGCAACGGGTCAAGGACCGCCAGCTCGGCGAAGTACGCCCGCCGCAGGACTTCGGCCTGGCGCCAGTTGAGCGCATCCATAGCGCGGCCTACCTGGACTTCTTCAAGGGTGCCTGGGAGCGCTGGCAGGCGCAGAAGGGCAACGGCGACCTGCTGCCCTTCACCTGGCCGGCACGCACCCTGCGCCAGGTCATCCCGATCGATTTGCACGGCCAGCTCGGCTATTACAGCTTCGACGGCGGCGCACCGATTACCGCCGGCACCTGGCAGGCGGCTTACAGTGCCGCGCAGGTGGCGCTGAGCGCCCAGGCCGAGATCGCCAACGGCGCCCACAGCGCCTTCGCCCTGTGCCGTCCGCCTGGCCATCACGCCGCCGGTGAGTTGATGGGCGGCTACTGCTACCTGAACAACGCTGCCATCGCCGCCCAGGCATTCCTCGATCAGGGCCACAAGAAGGTGGCGATCCTCGATGTCGACTACCACCACGGCAATGGTACTCAGCACATTTTCTATGCGGGGAGTGATGTGCTGTTCGCCTCGATCCACGGCGACCCGGCCGAAGAGTTCCCGTTCTTCCTCGGCTACGCCGATGAACGCGGCATTGGCGCCGGTGAAGGCTGCAACTTCAACTACCCGCTGGCCATGGGCAGCCCCTGGGCAGTGTGGAGCGCCGCACTGGAGGAAGCCTGCCAACGGATTGCCGAATACGGCGCTGAAGTGATCGTGGTGTCACTGGGCGTCGACACCTTCAAAGACGACCCGATTTCCCAGTTCAAACTCGACAGCCCGGATTACCTGGCCATGGGCAAACGCATCGCCGCCCTCGGCAAGCCAACACTGTTTGTTATGGAAGGCGGATATGCGGTTGAGGCCATCGGCGTCAACGCGGTCAACGTGCTGGAAGGGTTCGAAGCAGCCAATTCGTAG
- a CDS encoding aspartate ammonia-lyase encodes MSPAASTRLEKDLLGTLDVPADAYYGIQTLRAVQNFRLSGVTLSHYPKLVVALAMVKQAAADANRELGHLSAAKHTAISTACARIIQGEFHDQFVVDMIQGGAGTSTNMNANEVIANIALEAMGFEKGDYKQLHPNNDVNMAQSTNDAYPTAIRLGLLLGHDSLLTALDKLIQSLSKKQLEFSHVLKMGRTQLQDAVPMTLGQEFRAFATTLSEDLQHLKLLAPTLLTEVNLGGTAIGTGINADPQYQLLAVKRLAIISGHPLTPAADLIEATSDMGAFVLFSGMLKRTAVKLSKMCNDLRLLSSGPRTGINEINLPPRQPGSSIMPGKVNPVIPEAVNQVAFEVIGNDLALTMAAEGGQLQLNVMEPLIAYKIFDSIRLLTRAMDMLRELCIDGITANEARCRELMENSIGLITALNPYIGYENATRIAKVALESGRGVLELVREEKLLGDAELADILRPENMIAPRLVPLLAG; translated from the coding sequence ATGTCCCCTGCTGCATCTACTCGTCTTGAAAAAGACCTGCTCGGCACCCTCGACGTTCCTGCTGACGCCTATTACGGCATTCAGACCCTGCGCGCCGTGCAGAACTTCCGCCTGTCTGGCGTGACGCTGTCGCACTACCCGAAACTGGTGGTTGCCCTGGCCATGGTCAAGCAGGCCGCCGCCGACGCCAACCGCGAGCTGGGCCACCTGTCTGCCGCCAAGCACACCGCGATCAGCACTGCCTGCGCACGCATCATTCAAGGCGAGTTCCACGACCAGTTCGTGGTCGACATGATCCAGGGCGGGGCCGGCACCTCGACCAATATGAATGCCAACGAAGTCATCGCCAACATCGCCCTCGAAGCCATGGGTTTCGAGAAAGGTGACTACAAGCAGCTGCACCCGAACAACGACGTGAACATGGCGCAGTCGACCAACGACGCCTACCCCACCGCCATCCGCCTGGGCCTGCTGCTCGGCCACGACAGCCTGCTCACTGCTCTGGACAAGCTGATCCAGTCGCTCTCTAAAAAGCAGCTGGAATTCAGCCACGTACTGAAGATGGGCCGCACCCAGCTGCAGGATGCCGTGCCGATGACCCTCGGTCAGGAGTTCCGCGCCTTCGCCACTACCCTGAGTGAAGACCTGCAGCACCTCAAGCTGCTCGCCCCGACCCTGCTCACCGAAGTGAACCTGGGTGGCACCGCGATTGGCACCGGGATCAACGCCGATCCGCAGTACCAACTGCTGGCGGTCAAACGCCTGGCGATCATCAGCGGCCACCCACTGACACCGGCAGCCGACCTGATTGAAGCCACCTCGGACATGGGCGCCTTTGTGCTGTTCTCCGGCATGCTCAAGCGCACTGCGGTGAAGCTGTCGAAGATGTGTAACGACCTGCGCCTGCTCTCCAGCGGCCCACGCACCGGCATCAATGAAATCAACCTGCCGCCGCGCCAGCCGGGTAGCTCGATCATGCCGGGCAAGGTCAATCCGGTGATTCCGGAAGCGGTCAACCAGGTGGCCTTCGAAGTAATCGGCAACGACCTGGCCCTGACCATGGCGGCCGAAGGTGGCCAGCTGCAGCTGAACGTGATGGAGCCACTGATCGCCTACAAGATCTTCGATTCGATCCGCCTGCTGACCCGCGCCATGGATATGCTGCGCGAGCTGTGCATCGACGGCATCACCGCCAACGAAGCGCGCTGCCGTGAACTGATGGAAAACTCCATCGGCCTGATCACCGCGCTCAACCCCTACATCGGCTACGAAAACGCCACGCGCATCGCCAAGGTGGCGCTGGAAAGTGGCCGCGGCGTACTGGAACTGGTGCGCGAGGAGAAGCTGCTGGGCGACGCCGAGCTGGCCGACATCCTGCGCCCCGAGAACATGATCGCCCCACGCCTCGTCCCCCTGTTGGCTGGCTGA
- a CDS encoding tetratricopeptide repeat protein codes for MKPIFHPLMLAMCISVTCYASSPLKSLFERKDYAAFLPQAEAKASAGDAEALFLLGKAYHLARGVAEDRERARAYYQDARSLGSARASHNLGSMAREQGDVKMAVEFFEEALERGLKLPTLYNLAQVSSPEVPTNYWSIPEFVQQAGRAGDYLARAYAEDGKVETLFGASRQYTQVARQALPPISSGSTQLRSGRARSSGWRRVWPRASDSPGRITACC; via the coding sequence ATGAAGCCAATTTTCCATCCTCTGATGCTGGCGATGTGCATTTCCGTCACCTGCTATGCCTCATCGCCACTGAAGTCGCTGTTCGAGAGGAAGGATTACGCGGCCTTTTTGCCACAAGCCGAGGCCAAGGCTTCGGCGGGCGATGCTGAGGCGCTATTTTTGCTGGGCAAGGCATATCACCTGGCGCGCGGGGTGGCCGAGGACCGCGAGCGCGCACGGGCGTATTACCAGGATGCTCGTAGCCTTGGCTCGGCAAGAGCCAGCCATAACCTTGGCTCTATGGCGCGGGAGCAGGGCGATGTGAAGATGGCGGTGGAGTTCTTCGAGGAGGCACTGGAGCGGGGTTTGAAGCTGCCGACCCTGTACAACCTGGCGCAGGTCAGCAGTCCTGAGGTGCCGACAAACTACTGGAGCATTCCGGAGTTTGTGCAGCAGGCCGGACGAGCCGGCGACTATCTCGCGCGGGCCTACGCTGAAGATGGCAAGGTCGAGACCCTGTTCGGGGCGTCGCGGCAGTACACGCAGGTGGCGCGGCAGGCACTCCCTCCGATCTCGAGCGGCTCGACCCAGTTGCGCTCCGGGCGCGCGCGATCGAGTGGTTGGAGAAGGGTATGGCCGAGGGCTTCGGACAGTCCTGGACGAATTACGGCGTGTTGTTGA
- a CDS encoding AraC family transcriptional regulator — MLHAHLTTLHVVSLILEVFATQPELTEQLLAGSGIAATDLACADTRITRTQELQVCANALLLRSDLGLELGRRMHVSAYGMVGYAALSSATFGDAWRLMLQYPALLGTYFKLDMQLEGELAWVSASDYQHTPALEVFNLEMCLASLKLISDDLLGQSLPLSAAQFRYSEPDYSARYPHSFACPLQFDAARNAFAFPASWLQHPLPLADAVTHREMLERCRKQNSEFNTRQAWLARIRQLLAEQLTAPPGLEQLAQQMHCSPRTLRRHLQELGTHYQEVLDELRFERAKTLLGQEDWPIYRIAEYLGFSETASFRHAFQRWSGVPPSRFRA, encoded by the coding sequence ATGTTGCACGCCCACCTGACCACCCTGCATGTGGTTTCGCTGATCCTGGAAGTCTTTGCCACGCAACCCGAACTGACCGAGCAGCTACTGGCCGGCAGCGGCATTGCTGCGACTGATCTGGCCTGCGCCGACACGCGCATCACCCGCACTCAGGAATTGCAGGTCTGCGCCAACGCCCTGCTGCTGCGCAGTGATCTGGGCCTGGAGCTAGGCCGGCGCATGCACGTGTCGGCCTATGGCATGGTCGGTTACGCCGCGCTCTCCAGTGCCACCTTTGGTGACGCCTGGCGGCTGATGCTGCAGTACCCGGCGCTGCTCGGCACCTACTTCAAACTGGATATGCAGCTCGAAGGCGAGCTGGCCTGGGTCAGCGCCAGCGACTACCAGCACACGCCAGCACTGGAAGTCTTCAACCTGGAAATGTGCCTGGCCTCGCTCAAGCTGATCAGCGACGACCTGCTCGGCCAATCCCTGCCGCTCAGCGCGGCGCAGTTTCGCTACAGCGAGCCGGACTACAGCGCACGCTACCCGCACAGCTTCGCCTGCCCGCTGCAATTCGATGCCGCGCGCAATGCCTTTGCCTTTCCCGCCAGCTGGTTACAACACCCTCTACCGCTGGCCGATGCGGTGACCCACCGCGAAATGCTCGAACGCTGCCGCAAGCAGAATAGCGAGTTCAACACCCGTCAGGCCTGGCTCGCGCGCATCCGCCAGCTCCTGGCCGAACAGCTGACCGCACCTCCAGGCCTGGAACAGCTGGCGCAGCAGATGCACTGCTCGCCGCGCACTCTGCGCCGGCACCTGCAGGAACTGGGCACCCACTATCAGGAAGTGCTCGACGAGCTGCGTTTCGAGCGGGCGAAAACCCTGCTCGGCCAGGAGGATTGGCCAATTTATCGGATTGCCGAATACCTCGGTTTTAGCGAAACGGCCAGCTTCCGCCATGCCTTCCAGCGCTGGAGCGGCGTGCCGCCGAGTCGCTTTCGCGCGTAG
- a CDS encoding IS630 family transposase: protein MARPAAPFFLSPSDADMLQGWLRMGSLPQSIGQRARILLLLANGLTPKEISEQLQVSAPVVFKWRKRYQETGLEGLSDLRRSGAPRKLNEAKIKEILTLTTQRVPREATHWSLRLMAKYAGVSIWQVAQVWAAADLKPHRLKTFKISNDPHFADKVVDVVGLYLNPPDNALVLSVDEKTQIQALDRTQPMLPLKPGQIERRTHDYKRHGTASLYAAFDILTGKVIGRITQRHRAKEFLEFLRQIDRSTPVELDLHVILDNSSTHKTAAVREWLEKHPRFKLHFTPTSASWLNAVEGWFAQLERRALYRDAFSSVADLRAAIRRFIEAHNEHSAKPFRWSKTAESIISSVHRAKLAVIRNELLD from the coding sequence ATGGCCCGGCCAGCAGCCCCATTCTTCTTGAGTCCCAGTGATGCCGACATGCTGCAAGGCTGGTTACGCATGGGATCGCTGCCTCAGAGCATCGGCCAGCGGGCCAGAATTCTGTTGCTGCTGGCCAACGGTCTCACGCCCAAGGAGATCAGCGAGCAGCTGCAAGTCTCTGCGCCAGTGGTCTTCAAATGGCGTAAACGCTACCAGGAGACCGGTCTGGAGGGGCTGAGTGACCTGCGGCGCAGTGGAGCGCCTCGCAAGCTCAACGAAGCGAAGATCAAGGAAATCCTGACGCTGACGACCCAGCGAGTCCCGCGCGAAGCTACCCACTGGAGCCTACGGTTGATGGCCAAGTACGCTGGGGTCAGCATCTGGCAGGTCGCACAGGTGTGGGCTGCTGCCGACCTCAAGCCGCACCGGTTGAAAACCTTCAAGATCAGTAACGACCCGCACTTTGCAGACAAAGTGGTCGATGTCGTCGGGCTCTATTTGAATCCGCCCGACAACGCCCTGGTGCTATCTGTTGACGAAAAAACACAGATCCAGGCGCTGGACCGCACACAGCCCATGCTGCCGCTCAAGCCCGGGCAGATTGAGCGGCGGACGCATGACTATAAGCGCCACGGTACGGCCAGTCTGTACGCAGCCTTTGACATCCTGACGGGTAAGGTCATCGGCCGTATCACCCAGCGGCACAGGGCCAAGGAGTTTTTGGAGTTCCTTCGACAGATCGACCGCAGCACCCCCGTCGAGCTGGACCTGCATGTAATTCTGGACAACAGCTCGACTCACAAGACCGCTGCCGTCAGGGAATGGCTGGAGAAGCATCCCCGTTTCAAGCTGCACTTCACACCGACCAGCGCCTCGTGGCTGAACGCCGTGGAGGGCTGGTTTGCGCAACTGGAAAGACGGGCGCTTTATCGTGATGCCTTCAGCAGCGTGGCTGACCTGAGAGCGGCGATACGTCGCTTCATTGAGGCTCATAACGAACATTCGGCTAAGCCGTTCCGCTGGAGCAAAACGGCTGAGTCGATTATCAGCTCCGTGCATCGAGCAAAGCTGGCTGTAATTCGGAATGAGTTATTGGATTAA
- a CDS encoding LysR substrate-binding domain-containing protein, with product MNLESKWLEDFVTLAATRSFSQAAQKRFVTQPAFSRRIRSLENMLGLTLVNRACTPIELTESGQLFLVTARSMVEQLGEVVRHLHNLEGQQGEVMQIAAAHSLTLGFFPEWIARLRREGLPLTTRLVATNVGEAVHALREGACDLILAYYDPDAALQMDPEIFPSLHLGRTEMLPVCAVGENGAPLFDLNNGQSVPLLAYSAGAFLGRSVNLLLRQRALRSTTVYETAMADSLKSMALQGMGVAWVPRLSVTAELARGELVVCGDEQWQAPLEIRLYRCALVRKASVRLLWRKLESGEVGR from the coding sequence ATGAACCTCGAAAGCAAATGGCTGGAAGACTTTGTCACCCTGGCCGCCACTCGCAGCTTTTCCCAGGCGGCGCAGAAGCGCTTTGTCACTCAGCCGGCGTTTAGTCGGCGTATCCGCAGCCTGGAGAACATGCTCGGGCTGACCTTGGTCAACCGCGCCTGCACGCCCATCGAGCTGACCGAATCCGGCCAGCTGTTTCTGGTCACGGCACGCAGCATGGTCGAGCAGCTTGGCGAGGTGGTGCGTCACCTGCATAACCTCGAAGGCCAGCAGGGCGAGGTGATGCAGATTGCCGCTGCGCACTCGTTGACCCTGGGTTTTTTCCCGGAATGGATCGCCCGCCTGCGCCGTGAAGGGCTGCCGTTGACCACCCGCTTGGTGGCGACCAACGTTGGCGAAGCGGTGCATGCGCTGCGTGAAGGCGCCTGCGACCTGATCCTCGCCTACTACGACCCCGACGCCGCGTTGCAGATGGACCCGGAAATCTTCCCCTCGCTGCACCTGGGCCGCACGGAAATGCTGCCGGTGTGCGCGGTGGGCGAAAACGGTGCGCCGTTGTTCGACCTTAACAATGGCCAGAGCGTGCCGCTGCTGGCCTATAGCGCCGGGGCGTTTCTCGGTCGCTCGGTCAACCTGTTGCTGCGCCAACGCGCCTTGCGCTCGACCACGGTGTACGAAACGGCGATGGCCGACAGCCTGAAAAGCATGGCCCTGCAAGGCATGGGCGTGGCCTGGGTGCCGAGGCTGAGCGTGACCGCCGAACTGGCCCGGGGCGAGCTGGTGGTGTGCGGCGATGAACAGTGGCAGGCGCCGCTGGAGATTCGCCTGTACCGCTGCGCACTGGTACGCAAAGCCTCGGTACGCCTGTTGTGGCGCAAGCTAGAAAGCGGCGAAGTGGGCCGCTAG
- the tnpB gene encoding IS66 family insertion sequence element accessory protein TnpB (TnpB, as the term is used for proteins encoded by IS66 family insertion elements, is considered an accessory protein, since TnpC, encoded by a neighboring gene, is a DDE family transposase.), whose amino-acid sequence MLSSNFFLEPAVMMRPDAKVEKVYLYPKPVDFRKSIDGLAALVELDIKVAVFDPVLFVFLNRARSRVKILYWERNGFCLWLKRLEAERFKSHPEPGEDAIVLTAQELNWLLDGIDLWRNRPHQVLTPRFVT is encoded by the coding sequence ATGCTGAGCTCCAATTTCTTTCTGGAGCCAGCCGTCATGATGCGCCCCGACGCCAAAGTCGAAAAAGTCTATCTATACCCCAAGCCGGTGGATTTCCGAAAATCCATCGATGGCCTGGCCGCCCTGGTCGAGCTGGATATCAAGGTGGCGGTGTTCGACCCGGTGCTGTTCGTCTTCCTCAACCGCGCGCGCAGCCGGGTGAAGATTTTGTATTGGGAGCGCAACGGCTTTTGCCTGTGGCTCAAGCGATTGGAGGCTGAACGCTTCAAGTCGCATCCGGAACCTGGCGAAGATGCGATCGTGCTGACGGCCCAGGAGTTGAACTGGTTGTTGGACGGTATCGACCTGTGGCGCAACCGGCCGCACCAGGTTTTGACCCCTAGGTTCGTCACCTGA
- a CDS encoding 5-(carboxyamino)imidazole ribonucleotide synthase gives MKIGVIGGGQLGRMLALAGTPLGMNFAFLDPAPDACAQALGEHIRADYGDQAHLRQLADEVDLVTFEFESVPAETVAFLSQFVPVYPSAEALRIARDRWFEKSMFKDLGIPTPDFADIQSQADLDAAVASIGLPAVMKTRTLGYDGKGQKVLRKPEDVTGAFAELGSVPCILEGFVPFTGEVSLVAVRARDGATRFYPLVHNRHDSGVLALSIASTDHPLQALAEDYVGRVLTKLDYVGVLAFEFFEVDGGLKANEIAPRVHNSGHWTIEGAECSQFENHLRAVAGLPLGSTAKIGESAILNFIGVVPPVEQVIAIDDCRLHHYGKAFKAGRKVGHATLRCADRATLDKQIAVVEALIAKA, from the coding sequence ATGAAAATCGGCGTAATTGGTGGCGGCCAGCTGGGCCGCATGTTGGCCCTGGCAGGCACACCGCTGGGGATGAACTTCGCCTTTCTCGACCCCGCGCCGGATGCCTGCGCGCAAGCGCTAGGCGAGCATATCCGCGCCGATTACGGCGATCAGGCTCACCTGCGCCAGCTGGCGGATGAAGTCGATCTGGTGACCTTCGAGTTCGAAAGCGTGCCGGCCGAGACCGTGGCCTTCCTCTCCCAGTTCGTGCCGGTCTATCCGAGCGCCGAAGCTTTGCGCATCGCCCGTGATCGCTGGTTTGAAAAATCCATGTTCAAGGACCTCGGCATTCCCACCCCGGATTTCGCCGATATCCAGTCGCAAGCCGACCTCGACGCCGCAGTAGCCAGCATCGGCTTGCCGGCGGTGATGAAGACCCGCACCCTGGGTTACGACGGCAAGGGCCAGAAGGTTCTGCGTAAGCCTGAGGACGTCACCGGCGCCTTCGCCGAACTGGGCAGCGTGCCGTGCATTCTTGAGGGTTTTGTACCGTTCACCGGCGAAGTCTCGTTGGTAGCGGTGCGCGCCCGTGATGGTGCAACGCGTTTCTACCCGCTGGTGCATAACCGTCACGACAGCGGTGTGCTGGCGCTGTCCATCGCCAGCACCGATCACCCGCTGCAGGCGCTGGCAGAAGATTACGTCGGCCGCGTGCTAACCAAGCTCGACTACGTCGGCGTGCTGGCCTTCGAGTTCTTTGAAGTCGATGGCGGCCTGAAAGCCAACGAAATCGCCCCGCGCGTGCACAACTCCGGGCACTGGACCATCGAAGGTGCCGAGTGCAGCCAGTTTGAGAACCACCTGCGCGCCGTCGCCGGCCTGCCGCTGGGCTCGACTGCCAAGATAGGTGAGAGCGCGATACTCAACTTTATCGGTGTGGTTCCGCCGGTGGAGCAGGTTATCGCCATCGACGATTGCCGTCTGCACCACTACGGCAAGGCCTTCAAGGCCGGCCGCAAGGTCGGCCACGCTACCCTGCGCTGCGCCGATCGCGCCACCCTGGACAAGCAGATTGCCGTGGTCGAGGCGCTGATCGCCAAGGCCTGA
- the purE gene encoding 5-(carboxyamino)imidazole ribonucleotide mutase yields the protein MSALVGVIMGSKSDWSTLSHTAEMLDKLGIAYEVKVVSAHRTPDLLFQYAEEAEGRGIQVIIAGAGGAAHLPGMCAAKTHLPVLGVPVQSAVLSGVDSLLSIVQMPAGIPVATLAIGKAGAVNAALLAASILGHQHPQFHAALKQFRQEQTETVLDNPDPREA from the coding sequence ATGAGCGCACTGGTTGGCGTGATCATGGGCTCCAAGTCCGATTGGTCCACCCTTAGCCACACCGCCGAGATGCTGGACAAGCTGGGCATTGCGTACGAAGTGAAGGTGGTTTCCGCCCACCGCACCCCGGACCTGCTGTTCCAGTACGCCGAAGAAGCGGAAGGCCGTGGCATTCAGGTGATCATCGCCGGTGCCGGCGGCGCAGCGCATCTGCCGGGTATGTGTGCGGCCAAGACTCACCTGCCGGTACTCGGTGTGCCGGTGCAATCGGCCGTGCTCTCGGGCGTCGATTCGCTGCTGTCGATCGTGCAGATGCCCGCCGGTATTCCGGTCGCCACCCTGGCCATCGGCAAGGCCGGCGCCGTCAACGCCGCGCTGCTCGCCGCGAGTATCCTCGGTCACCAGCATCCGCAGTTCCATGCTGCGCTCAAGCAGTTCCGCCAGGAACAGACTGAAACCGTACTGGACAATCCGGACCCGCGTGAGGCCTAA
- a CDS encoding sel1 repeat family protein, with protein MAEGFGQSWTNYGVLLMDEGKYDEARAALLRGTEKGIAVAHYHLAGMASKGQGLEGRDAKQALHHYEQAALMGMKEAVRPAHQALLEYLGSEEDLDRLEEGLRRLEALGDTEAYDAYAVDQVVSRVEWARKFRAQQGEARSLPSRPMILQACGLGLEHPYGSAYNLGHNTHWRLAAYRSLERPQRLMEGQVDADGCARSSGLLPADVRELLDQGVVFALQFPNYTLPLVAIEAGGQIVLEMQPQATPIPN; from the coding sequence ATGGCCGAGGGCTTCGGACAGTCCTGGACGAATTACGGCGTGTTGTTGATGGACGAGGGTAAGTATGACGAGGCGCGGGCGGCCTTGCTCCGCGGGACCGAGAAGGGTATTGCGGTGGCGCACTATCATCTCGCCGGCATGGCGTCCAAAGGGCAGGGCCTCGAAGGGCGGGACGCGAAGCAGGCACTCCATCACTACGAGCAGGCGGCTTTGATGGGGATGAAGGAGGCGGTGCGGCCGGCTCATCAGGCGCTACTGGAGTATCTGGGCAGTGAGGAAGATCTGGACAGGCTGGAGGAAGGTCTGCGCCGGCTCGAGGCCTTGGGTGACACTGAGGCCTACGACGCCTATGCGGTCGACCAGGTCGTGTCTCGGGTGGAATGGGCTCGCAAGTTTCGAGCGCAGCAGGGCGAGGCCAGGTCGTTGCCCAGCCGACCGATGATATTGCAGGCGTGCGGGCTCGGTCTGGAGCATCCCTATGGCAGCGCCTACAACCTGGGGCACAATACCCACTGGCGTCTTGCCGCCTACCGTTCGCTCGAGCGTCCGCAGCGGTTGATGGAGGGGCAGGTCGATGCCGATGGCTGTGCCCGCTCGTCGGGGCTGCTGCCTGCGGACGTCCGCGAGTTGTTGGACCAGGGCGTGGTGTTCGCCTTGCAGTTCCCGAACTACACCCTGCCCCTGGTGGCGATCGAGGCGGGAGGGCAGATCGTTCTGGAGATGCAGCCTCAGGCAACGCCTATCCCGAACTGA
- a CDS encoding DUF3299 domain-containing protein, with translation MRYLLLPLLFISALACAELPETDWLELMPPEDRQALEDMPEISHDGLEMESGFYNPGGLKQQDQNLPAVMYSTKTVAAFDGKPIRLGGYPVPLETDSEGHSTLFFLVPYPGACIHVPPPPPNQLVLVRYPKGIELEDIYAPLWVSGTLKVEQVNNELADAAYALEAELVRVVEESDL, from the coding sequence ATGCGTTATCTGCTGTTACCCCTGCTGTTTATCAGCGCCCTGGCCTGCGCCGAACTGCCGGAAACCGACTGGCTTGAGCTGATGCCACCGGAAGATCGCCAGGCCCTGGAAGACATGCCCGAGATCAGCCACGACGGGCTGGAGATGGAAAGCGGTTTCTACAACCCCGGCGGCCTCAAACAGCAGGACCAGAACCTGCCAGCAGTGATGTACTCGACGAAAACCGTAGCCGCCTTCGACGGCAAACCCATCCGCCTCGGCGGCTACCCGGTGCCGCTGGAAACCGACAGCGAGGGCCACAGCACACTGTTCTTCCTGGTTCCCTACCCCGGGGCCTGCATCCACGTTCCGCCACCACCGCCGAACCAGCTGGTGCTAGTGCGCTACCCCAAAGGCATCGAACTCGAAGACATCTACGCCCCGCTGTGGGTCAGCGGCACGCTGAAGGTCGAACAGGTCAACAACGAGTTGGCGGATGCGGCGTATGCCCTGGAGGCGGAGTTAGTAAGGGTGGTTGAGGAAAGCGATCTGTAA
- a CDS encoding substrate-binding periplasmic protein, which yields MKYLLLLSLFYLPFCYAEQVLRADYRERPPEMQALDSLPVGPLIEVLDTAAQRVGARIEWRYAPFVRSLEDLKSGRIDLVPRVLFTAERMDYVHFLPSIGTQRKSIRFIVKAGQQASLRSYADLQGKVIGAKRGTAYFDQFDGDNSLRKSLATDDYLLAGMFRAGRLDVMVVLDAEAIEAQFHKIDFRDYSYAEYQYDQSVGNYYGASMRHYRGAKAPLYEQLGQALRGMRESGEIARIYHRYGVAPPETEE from the coding sequence ATGAAGTACCTGCTGCTGCTGTCTTTGTTCTACCTGCCGTTTTGCTATGCCGAACAGGTCTTGCGCGCCGATTACCGTGAGCGCCCGCCGGAGATGCAAGCCCTCGACTCACTCCCCGTCGGCCCGCTGATCGAAGTGCTGGACACGGCTGCGCAACGTGTCGGCGCGCGTATCGAATGGCGTTACGCGCCTTTTGTACGCAGCCTGGAAGATCTTAAATCCGGGCGTATCGACCTCGTGCCGCGTGTGCTCTTCACTGCCGAGCGCATGGACTACGTGCACTTTTTGCCGTCGATCGGCACTCAGCGCAAAAGCATCCGCTTTATCGTCAAGGCCGGGCAACAGGCCAGTCTGCGTAGCTATGCCGACCTGCAGGGCAAGGTGATCGGGGCCAAACGTGGCACCGCCTACTTCGATCAGTTCGACGGCGACAACAGCCTGCGAAAAAGCCTGGCGACTGACGACTACCTGCTGGCCGGGATGTTTCGCGCCGGGCGCTTGGATGTAATGGTGGTGCTGGACGCCGAAGCCATCGAAGCGCAGTTCCACAAAATCGACTTCCGCGACTACAGCTATGCCGAGTACCAGTACGATCAGTCCGTTGGTAACTATTACGGTGCGTCGATGCGCCACTATCGGGGCGCGAAAGCGCCCCTCTACGAACAGCTAGGTCAGGCGTTGCGTGGCATGCGCGAAAGCGGCGAGATTGCCCGCATCTACCATCGCTACGGCGTCGCACCGCCAGAGACCGAAGAGTAG